The window AAATTAGTGCCAGAGGACTATGTTTTGGACGAAAAGCGCCGCAGCGTCGCCTTGACCGACGAGGGCGTGGAAAAAGTCCAAAAGCTGTTGGGTATAAAAAATTTGTACACGCCAGACCACGTGCGCAGTGTGTACCACATGGATCAGGCACTGCGAGCACAAACATTGTTCAAGCGCGATAAAGATTACGTGGTAACTAATGACGGCGAGGTGATCATCGTTGATGAACACACCGGTCGTTTGATGCAAGGACGCCGCTACAACGAAGGTCTGCACCAGGCCATTGAGGCCAAAGAGAATGTGCCGGTGCTAGAAGAAAGCATGACGCTGGCCACCGTGTCGTTCCAGAATTATTTCCGTTTGTACAATAAACTGAGCGGCATGACCGGTACGGCATTCACCGAGGCGGAAGAGTTTCAACAAATTTATTCACTGGACGTCATCCAAATTCCGCCGAACAAGCCAGTGATTCGCGACGACAAAGAAGACCTGATTTTCAAGACCGAAAAGGGCAAGCTGAAGGCGGTGGCTGAAGCTATCAAAGATTATCATAAGCAAGGCCGGCCGGTGTTGGTTGGCTCTGGCTCGATTGCCAAGAACGAGCAGATCGCCAAATATCTGGAAAAAGAAGGCATCAAGTTTGAGATTCTAAACGCCAAGAATAATGAGCGTGAGGCGGCTATCATTGAGAAGGCTGGTGAAAAGGGTGCGATTACACTAGCGACAAACATTGCCGGACGCGGTACCGACATTAAATTGGGCAGGGGCGTCAAGGAATTGGGCGGCCTGGTAGTGATCGGCTCGGAGCGGCACGAGTCGCGCCGCATTGACAATCAGCTGCGCGGTCGTGGCGGTCGTCAGGGCGACCCAGGCGAGACGCAGTTTTACGTATCGACCGAAGATGATTTGATGCGAATTTTCCAGGGGGAGCGCATCGCGGCGCTGATGGACCGGCTGGGCGTCGACGAAGATACGCCAATTCAAAACCGCGCGGTGTCAAAGACCTTGGAAGCAGCCCAGAAGCGCGTCGAGGGCTATAACTTTGATACGCGCAAAAATGTTGTTCAGTACGACAACGTCATTAATCGTCATCGCCGCGTGGTCTACACGATGCGGCGAAAAATCCTTGAAGGCGACAATATCCAGCCGGAAATTGAGCGGCTGTTGCGTGACAGAGTCAAAGAATTAGTGACGCTACCAACCAAAAATAACCCGAAGTTTATCGAGGAATTTACGTCGGCCTTTCCGGTCGATGAAGCGGCCGTGCGCAAGGTTGGCCGCGAGAAAAAAGACCGTCCACGTCTCCAAAAAGCCCTGAAATTAGCACGCCAGGCCTACCGGGAAAAAGACGAAGAAATCGGTACTGAAGAGTTGCGCGGTGTGGAGCGCGAGGTGTATATGGCGGTGCTCGACACCCTGTGGATGCAGCACCTAGAGAATATGCAACACCTACGCGAAGGGATCCACTGGCGCAGCGTTGGCCAGCGCGATCCATTGGTAGAATACCGGGCGGAGTCACAAAAATTGTTCACCAGCCTCCAGGAAAATCTGCGTAACGAAGTTCTGAACACAATTTTTCATATTCATAAATCTGACGCAGTGATTCGCCAGTCGCAGGATGATGAGTATGATACCGAGCTAACGCGCCTGGCCGAAAGTGCAGTTGAGCGTGGTGTTAATGAAGTTGGTGCGGGCGAGGAAAATCGTGACGGTGACTTTTCGGTGAAAAAGGGCAAATCAAACGCCGAGTCGAACCGCGCCAAAAACCAAGCACGCAAGAAGAAAAAAGCGCAGCGCCAAAACCGCAAAAAGAACCGCAAATAAATCTAAAACCGGTGGGCAGAGAGCGACAGACAGATGAAACATACGGTCAAAGAAATAAAATTAAAAAATGGCGCGAGAGGCCTGCTCATTGATGTGCCGGACGCGACGGTGATGAGCTTTCAGGTGCAGTTTCGGGCGGGCAATCGCTACGTTCGCGGCAAGGATATCTACGAGACGGCGCACATCATGGAGCACATGGCGTTTGGGGCGAATGAGAAGTTTCGTTCGGAGCACGCCTATGAGCAGGAGTTTACCAAGAATGGTGCCTATCATAATGCGTTCACCTCTGATTATTCAATGGTATACGAGGCGGCCTGCGCGGATTTTGAATGGGATCGGATTTTGGAATTACAGCGGCTGGCAATCACTACACCGCGCTTTAATGCTGAAGAGCTAGAGGCCGAGAAAGGTAACGTTCGGAGCGAGCTGACCGGTTATCTTAATAATCACAACCGCGTGATGTGGCCGCGGGTGCAGCAAGCACTGGGCGAGGATATTTTGACGTATAATCAGCGACTGAAAACGATTGACGCGATTACCCTAAAAGACATCAAGGAGCACCATCGGCGGACGCATACGCTCAATAATATGCGGTTTGTGGTGGCTGGTAAGTTGATTGGGCGGATGGCGACAATTCGTGAATCGCTGGAGCAGTGGCAGCTAGAGCCGGGCGAGCGGTTTACCATCCCGCACGATAACCTGTCGAGTGCCGCACCGATTTTTATCCGCCGCAAGGAGGCTTCGAATCTAACATTTGGCTGGTCGATGAATCTGCCACGTGAGCTGAGCGATGAGGATTCTGACGCTATGGGCTGCTTGAATCATATTTTGACCGGGACGATGAGCTCGCGGATTTTCGGGGCGGCGCGCAAGAAAGGGCTGGCTTACGGCGTGTTCAGCGACACTTCGGTCGGGTTTTATGATTCGGCGTGGGACTTTGGCGGCCAGGTCAACCTCGAGACAGCAGAGGCACTGTTCGATATCATCGTGCGCGAACTGCGCCGAGTGCTGAACGGGACGATCACCTCGGAGGACATCGAGAATGCCAAGTCGTATGCGCTGGGCCGCTATCAGATGGGGGCACAAACGGTGGCACAGGTCAGCAATTTTTATACCGGGCGTTATTTTGCCGATGATTTCGTCAAGGATTACGAGGGCGTACCGACAGCAATTTTGGCGGTGACCGCTGATCAGATCGTTCGGGTGGCACGAGAGTTTTTTGCAGCGAATACCTGGGTGCTTGCTGGCGTGAGTAGCGGCGATAAAGAACTGCTCGGGCGACTACAGGAGAAACTCGAAGGGCTGTTTTAGTAGTGCTCAATGCTATAATGAAATTATGAAGATCATTATCGCTGGCTATGGTCTTGAGGGTATATCAAGTTTGAGATATTTTCAGCAGGCTTTTCCTGATGCTGAGTTTGTGATTGCTGATCAGAAAGCGGTTGAGAGTGCGCCGGATGATGTGGTGGTGCGGACTGGCGAGTCAGTGTTCGCCGAGCAGCTGCAGGATGCCGACATGGTGGTGCGAGCACCGGGTGTGCCGCCGCGGCTACTCAAAACGTCGGGTAAAATATGGTCGGCGACCAATGAGTTTTTCGACAAATGTCCAGCGCCAATTATCGGTGTGACAGGGACGAAAGGCAAGGGTACGACCTGTAGTCTGATCGCGGCGATCTTGCGGGCGGCGGGTCAGACGGTGCATTTGGTGGGGAATATTGGTGTGCCGGCACTGGACGCGCTACCGAAGATCACAAAGGACGATTTCGTTGTCTATGAACTATCGAGTTTTCAGCTGTGGGATCTCGAGAAATCGCCAACCATTGCCGTGGTATTGATGATCGAGCCGGACCATTTGGAGGTGCATGCGGGTTTTGCCGAGTACCTTGATGCCAAGAAAAATATTCGTCGTCATCAGAGTGTTGTTGATACATGTTTATATCATCCAACGAATAAATACTCACGGGAGGTAGCCACCACGCCGCTTGATAGGCCGTTGTATGGGTGTGACTGCGAGACATGTAGTGAATATTGCGGAGGTGATGCGTTAAATTTCGCGCAGCGCTACGCCGTTCCCGATGATGGTCAAGTATATGTCCGAGATGGTTACTTCTGCGTGCAAGATCGGCGGATTTGTCGCACTGATCACTTGCGGCTACCGGGCGCACACAACCTTGAGAACGCCTGTGCGGCGATGAGCGCGGTGACAGAATTGCCGATCACAGTGACCGACGAGCAGTACGCGGCTGGACTAGAGAGTTTTACGGGATTGCCACATCGATTAAAATTCGTTGCTGAGAAAAACGGTGTGAAGTATTACGATGACAGTATCGCTACCACGCCGGGCAGTGCCATCGCGGCGCTGCGGGCGTTTGAGGCGCCGAAAGTGCTGGTCGTCGGCGGGTACGACAAGGGGGCGGATTATGATGAAATGGCTGTGGAGATTACCAGACAAGCGGTGCGGGCGGTGATCATTATCGGGGCAAATGCGGCAAAGATTGAGCAGTCACTGCGTCAAGCATCGGTCACGGCGACGATGGTAGCGCTCGGCCAGACAACGATGGTGGATGTCGTCGCTCAAGCCAATCAATTATCTCGCCCAGGTGATGTTGTCATCCTCAGCCCGGCGGCCGCTAGCTTTGGGATGTTCAAAAATTACGTCGACCGCGGTGAGCAATTTGTGGCGGCGGTGGAGAAGCTTTATCCCTGATACACCTCAGGTTTCAACACCCCGATATATGGTAGATTCCGGTATTGTTGGCGGAAATCTAGGCCGTAGCCGACGACGAATTCGTTGGGGACGGACAGGCCGACGTAATCGGCGGCAACATTGGCGATACGCCGTTCGGGTTTGTCGAGTAGTGAGCAGACTTTGACCGAGGCGGCACCGCGACCAGAGAATAATTCTAGTAACTTTTCCAACGTTCGGCCGGTATCGACGATGTCTTCGACCAACAAAACATGCCGCCCAGTAACGTCGCTATCAATGTCTTTGAGAATGGTGACCGTGCCGGATGATTCGGTCGCGTCGCCGTAGCTAGAGACGTCAATGAAATCGATTTCCATATAGCAATCCATGGCGCGCACTAGATCGATCATGAATGGCGCCGCACCGCGCAGGACGCCGATGACGAGCGGATTCTTGTCCCGGTATTCGTTAGTCAGCTCTCGGCCCAGCCGCGCCACCGCGTCATTAATTTGTTCAGTAGTTACGAGGATGGTAGCGATAGCTTGATTCATAGGGGTAGTATAACAGTTAATTGGCGAAATCACTAATACGTTTAGCGATGTTTACGGTAGGTTCAATAATGAGGCAGTGAGGAAACTGATGACTCAATCGTTTCTCAAGTGCCAAATAATGTGTACAGCCGAGAATGATAATATCACTGCCATGTGCGACACTGGTTGCTACTTCACCAAGTGCGATGTCATCAGTCAAACCCTGATCGATCATGCGCGCCCACGTGCGAGTATCTGGTGTGTCAATATGAATACCAGCAGCATATTCACCGATAAGCGCATGCAGACGCTGACTTTGTCTAGTGGTGTCTGTTGCTAGCAGGGTAATGTGATGCGATTTAGTTAGCGTTGCCGCTGGTTTAATCATCGGTTCAAAACCAATGAAGCGGACATTGGGATAGCATTGTCGTAGCGGCTGGATGGCGATTGTTGTTGCGGTATTGCATGCGAGAACGATGATATCGCATGATAGCAGCGGCTGAATGGCGGCATCGGTTAGCGCGATAATCTCTTCCGGTGAACGATTGCCGTACGGTGCGTGCTCGCGGTCGATCGCCGTGATGTACAAATGCTGCGGCAGTAATTTTTTCAGCCTCTTTGCTACTAATTTGCCGCCAGTTCCCGTATCAAATATACCGATCTTCATACAAAAAGTATAGCAAAATTGTTACAATGGTATCCATGCAGCCACTCAAAAAACACATCCAAACCCTGCGATCAGAAGTAGAACAGGCCAAGGCGGCGCTGGATTTTGCGGCACTGGAGCAGGAGCTGGCGGCGCTGGATGAGCGACTTAACCAGCCAGAGATTTGGCACAATCCAGACGAGGCGCAGACACTGGCCAAAAAGGCGGCTAGTGTGCGTCAGACGGTTGAGCCGTGGCAGACGCTGGGGGTGCAGCTAGCGGATATTGCTGAGTTGATGGAGCTGGGCGACGATGATTTATTGCCGGAGTTTGAGGCGCAGGTGGCGGCATTAGAGCAAGAATTTACCCGGCGCAAGACTGATTTATTATTCAGTGGCCCGTACGACAACCGCGAGGCGGTAGTACGAATTTCGGCGGGCGTGGGCGGGCTGGACGCTCAGGACTTTGCGGCCATGCTGGAGCGGATGTATCTGCGCTGGGCGGAGAAGTCCGGGATGAAAGCTGACACGCTGGAGCGTTCGACCAATGATGATGCCGGGATAAAGACGGCGGTGCTGGAGATTGCTGGGCCGTTTGCGTATGGAAAATTGCGCTCAGAGAACGGCGTGCATCGGCTGGTGCGCCTCAGTCCGTTTAATGCTGATAATTTGCGCCAGACCAGCTTCGCGCTGGTGGAGGTGCTGCCAAAGATTGATACGCCGGATGAAATTGCGATTGACCCGAATGATCTGAGGATTGATGTGTATCGCTCGGGCGGTAAGGGCGGCCAGGGCGTCAATACCACTGATTCGGCGGTGCGGGTGACGCACGTGCCGACGGGAATCACGGTGGCGATTCAGAACGAGCGCTCGCAGATCCAGAATAAAGAGACGGCGCTGAAGATTTTGCGCTCCAAGTTGCTGGCGATGAAGCTGGAGCAGCACGCCGAAACGCTGTCTGATCTCAGGGCTGGCGAGTCAGCCAACTGGGGTAGCCAGATTAGAAATTATGTATTACATCCGTATACACTGGTCAAGGACACCCGCACCAAGCACGAGAATCGCAATGCCCAAGGAGTGCTGGATGGCGATATCGATGAGTTTATGGCGGCTTATTTGCGTGAGTCGCGCGGCTAAATAAAGAGCCAGTATATGCCTATTCGCACCATCCTAAAAAATCTGCTATACTAATGGCAATGATTTTGTTAGATAGGGTTACCAAAACGTATGGCAAGGATAACAAGCCGGCCTTGAACCGGGTGAGTGTTCATGTCAAGCCGGGCGAGTTTGTGATTTTGGTCGGGACGTCCGGTGCGGGGAAGTCGACGCTGCTCAAACTGCTGACCCGCGAGGAAAAGCCGACTGGCGGCAAGATTGTCGTCGGTGGGATTGATTATGACACGCTCAAGGACAAGCATATTCCGCTGCTCCGCCGCAAGATTGGCGTGGTGTTTCAGGATTTCAAACTTTTGCCGAACCGGACGGTGTTTGAAAATGTGGCCTTTGCGCTGGAGATTGCTGGCATGACCAACCGCGAGATCAAATCAACAGTGCCAAAGGTGATCGAGCTGGTGGGCCTGAAAGGCAAGGAAAAGAATTTCCCAAACCAACTGTCTGGCGGTGAGCGCCAACGGGTGGCGATTGCCCGGGCAGTGGTTCGGCAGCCAAAGATCTTGATCGCTGACGAGCCGACTGGTAACCTTGACCCAAAGCATAGCTGGGATATTGTGCGCTTGCTGGAAAAAATTAACAAATACGGCACCACGGTGCTGCTGACCACGCACAATGTCGATATTGTCAATAAGCTCAAGCGCCGGGTGATCACCATTGATCACGGTAAAATTACCTCTGATCAAGCCAAGGGGAGTTACAAGCAATGACCGATATTTCACGTAAAGCCGCCGCCAAGGCGCGCGTCGATCCCAAAGTCCTCAAGCGCACGCGACAACGCCGCCGCCGGGTGCTGACGTTCTGGCGGATGTGCCGATATGGTATCAATAATTTTAGCCGTAACACCTGGCTGACGATTGCAGCGACTGCGGTGATGGCGGTGACACTCTTGATCATTGCCATCACTATGGCCGCTCGGCAGGTGCTGGTTGACTCGGTGGATACGATTTCGCGTAAGGCTGATATGTCGATCTTCCTCAAAGGCTCGACCGAGCAAAAGGTAGTTGACGAGCTAATGTCACGCCTCAGTAAGCTCCATAATGTCGAAAAGGTAACGTATATTTCAGCAGAGCAGGCACGACAAGAACAGATTGAGCAGCACAAGAATGACCCGGCGTTTCTTGAGGCGATCAAAGAATCGAGCAACGAGATGCCAGCGTCACTCCGGGCCTCGCTCAGGGATTTGAATGATCAGCGACCACTGATTGAGTTTACGAAACACGACGAGCTGTACAAAAAACACAAAGACCCCGCCAAAGAGCCGTCGTTCATTGGCGATCGGCGTGATGCGATCAATGCCATTGGTGATTGGGTGCGGTTTGCCAGTATCGCTGGCTCAATCGCCACCGTGGTGTTCGTGGTGATTTCGTCGCTGGTGGTGTTTAACACCATCAGGATGGCAATTTTTAACCGTAAAGACGAGATCCAGATGATGAAGCTGATCGGTGCCGATCGCGGATTTATTCGTGGGCCGTTTATCGTTGAGGCGGTTATGTATGGATTTATCGCGGCACTGGTGGCGTCAGGGGTTGGGTATCTACTGCTGTTCTCAGCGCATGATAAGCTGGCGGTGCGGCTGCCGATGGATAACTTGATGAATATTAGTACCACGTATGCTGGACTGGTGGTGCTGGTGATGATTATGATCGGTGCGGTGATCGGTATCGTCTCATCATTGATCGCGACGCGCAAATACTTAAAATTATAAGTTATTTTGCTGCTGACCCCTGAAGATCCACGAGGCAAAGATGCTTGACGCTGGTATGTCGCTTGTGCTAAAATAAAAGGTAATGAAGATACGGTCCACCACACCAGTTTCGACATCACGAGCCACACGGGCAGCTCTCGTGGCGGTTAGTGCTGTTGTTTTGGGCGCTGGCGTGTTCCAGCTCGGCCCACACGTGTTCGCGCGTGACTATGATGCAGAAATTGATGCCCTCAACCGACAGGCACAGCAGGCGCAGAACGAGGCTAATCGTCTCGGGACGATGGCAGCGACGCTGGAGGAAGAGCTCGGGCGCATTAACGCCCAGATTGATTCGATCCGGGCAGAGATTGCCAAGAGCCAACAAAAGCACGACGCATTGGTTGCGGAGATTGCTAAAAATAAGCTAGCGATTGAAAAGAGCCGCAAGGTCATGGGTAAAATCCTCTCAGATATTTACCTCGATGATCAGATTTCGCCACTCGAGATGTTGGCGAGCTCCAAATCAATCGGCGATTATGTTGATAAGCAGGAGCAACGTAGTAGTTTGCGATCCTCACTGAATGATAAGATCAAGGAAATTAAGGCGCTGCAGGCTAAGTTAGAAGAGAATAAAAAGTCAGTCGAGAATGTGCTCAAAGACCAGAAAGCTCAGCAGACGCAACTAGCGTCCAAGCAGGCAGAGCAGGCCAAGCTGGTTAATGACACCAAGAATGACCAAAATGCTTACGCAGCCCTGGCGACGCAGCGGAATAACCAAGCAGCGAAACTGCGCGAAGAGCAGGCGGCGGCTAACCGACGAGCACTTGGCGGGGTGTCAATTCCGGGTGGTATCCCGGGCGGTGGTGGCTATCCAGGCGTCTGGGCGAATGCACCACTAGATGCTTACGTCGATCCATGGGGCCTATACACGCGCGAATGCGTGAGCTACGTGGCGTGGAAGATCCACAGTACCGGTCGGTTTGTGCCACACTTTGGTGGGGCTGGTAACGCTAATCAGTGGCCATCAACAGCGGCGCGATACGGCATCCAGAGCGGTTCGACACCAAAGGCTGGCGCGGCAGCGGTCATGAATGTTGGCTATTATGGACACGTGATGTACGTCGAGTCGGTTAATGGTGACGGCACAATTACGGTCAGTGACTATAACTTGGCGTGGGACGGTCTGTATCGGAAGTATACGCGTTTAGCCTCGGGT is drawn from Candidatus Saccharibacteria bacterium oral taxon 488 and contains these coding sequences:
- the secA gene encoding preprotein translocase subunit SecA, translating into MTQQKALSKIFGDPQKKILKRLQKQVDVINGLSEKYEKLSDKELQAQTEALKKRLTKKNVTLDTILPDAFAVVREAAKRVIGERPYDVQLIGGMVLHEGNVAEMKTGEGKTLVATLPTYLNALEGKGVHVVTVNDYLAQRDAGWMGQVYDFLGLTTGVIINEASFVYDKDYDNEHHDDPRMRKLRPVTRKEAYAADITYGTNNEFGFDYLRDNMVNDVDLLRQRELNFAIVDEVDSILIDEARTPLIISAPAAENPDNYYTFAKVASKLVPEDYVLDEKRRSVALTDEGVEKVQKLLGIKNLYTPDHVRSVYHMDQALRAQTLFKRDKDYVVTNDGEVIIVDEHTGRLMQGRRYNEGLHQAIEAKENVPVLEESMTLATVSFQNYFRLYNKLSGMTGTAFTEAEEFQQIYSLDVIQIPPNKPVIRDDKEDLIFKTEKGKLKAVAEAIKDYHKQGRPVLVGSGSIAKNEQIAKYLEKEGIKFEILNAKNNEREAAIIEKAGEKGAITLATNIAGRGTDIKLGRGVKELGGLVVIGSERHESRRIDNQLRGRGGRQGDPGETQFYVSTEDDLMRIFQGERIAALMDRLGVDEDTPIQNRAVSKTLEAAQKRVEGYNFDTRKNVVQYDNVINRHRRVVYTMRRKILEGDNIQPEIERLLRDRVKELVTLPTKNNPKFIEEFTSAFPVDEAAVRKVGREKKDRPRLQKALKLARQAYREKDEEIGTEELRGVEREVYMAVLDTLWMQHLENMQHLREGIHWRSVGQRDPLVEYRAESQKLFTSLQENLRNEVLNTIFHIHKSDAVIRQSQDDEYDTELTRLAESAVERGVNEVGAGEENRDGDFSVKKGKSNAESNRAKNQARKKKKAQRQNRKKNRK
- a CDS encoding insulinase family protein, which translates into the protein MKHTVKEIKLKNGARGLLIDVPDATVMSFQVQFRAGNRYVRGKDIYETAHIMEHMAFGANEKFRSEHAYEQEFTKNGAYHNAFTSDYSMVYEAACADFEWDRILELQRLAITTPRFNAEELEAEKGNVRSELTGYLNNHNRVMWPRVQQALGEDILTYNQRLKTIDAITLKDIKEHHRRTHTLNNMRFVVAGKLIGRMATIRESLEQWQLEPGERFTIPHDNLSSAAPIFIRRKEASNLTFGWSMNLPRELSDEDSDAMGCLNHILTGTMSSRIFGAARKKGLAYGVFSDTSVGFYDSAWDFGGQVNLETAEALFDIIVRELRRVLNGTITSEDIENAKSYALGRYQMGAQTVAQVSNFYTGRYFADDFVKDYEGVPTAILAVTADQIVRVAREFFAANTWVLAGVSSGDKELLGRLQEKLEGLF
- the murD gene encoding UDP-N-acetylmuramoyl-L-alanine--D-glutamate ligase; translation: MKIIIAGYGLEGISSLRYFQQAFPDAEFVIADQKAVESAPDDVVVRTGESVFAEQLQDADMVVRAPGVPPRLLKTSGKIWSATNEFFDKCPAPIIGVTGTKGKGTTCSLIAAILRAAGQTVHLVGNIGVPALDALPKITKDDFVVYELSSFQLWDLEKSPTIAVVLMIEPDHLEVHAGFAEYLDAKKNIRRHQSVVDTCLYHPTNKYSREVATTPLDRPLYGCDCETCSEYCGGDALNFAQRYAVPDDGQVYVRDGYFCVQDRRICRTDHLRLPGAHNLENACAAMSAVTELPITVTDEQYAAGLESFTGLPHRLKFVAEKNGVKYYDDSIATTPGSAIAALRAFEAPKVLVVGGYDKGADYDEMAVEITRQAVRAVIIIGANAAKIEQSLRQASVTATMVALGQTTMVDVVAQANQLSRPGDVVILSPAAASFGMFKNYVDRGEQFVAAVEKLYP
- the hpt gene encoding hypoxanthine phosphoribosyltransferase gives rise to the protein MNQAIATILVTTEQINDAVARLGRELTNEYRDKNPLVIGVLRGAAPFMIDLVRAMDCYMEIDFIDVSSYGDATESSGTVTILKDIDSDVTGRHVLLVEDIVDTGRTLEKLLELFSGRGAASVKVCSLLDKPERRIANVAADYVGLSVPNEFVVGYGLDFRQQYRNLPYIGVLKPEVYQG
- a CDS encoding peptide chain release factor 2, giving the protein MQPLKKHIQTLRSEVEQAKAALDFAALEQELAALDERLNQPEIWHNPDEAQTLAKKAASVRQTVEPWQTLGVQLADIAELMELGDDDLLPEFEAQVAALEQEFTRRKTDLLFSGPYDNREAVVRISAGVGGLDAQDFAAMLERMYLRWAEKSGMKADTLERSTNDDAGIKTAVLEIAGPFAYGKLRSENGVHRLVRLSPFNADNLRQTSFALVEVLPKIDTPDEIAIDPNDLRIDVYRSGGKGGQGVNTTDSAVRVTHVPTGITVAIQNERSQIQNKETALKILRSKLLAMKLEQHAETLSDLRAGESANWGSQIRNYVLHPYTLVKDTRTKHENRNAQGVLDGDIDEFMAAYLRESRG
- the ftsE gene encoding cell division ATP-binding protein FtsE, which encodes MILLDRVTKTYGKDNKPALNRVSVHVKPGEFVILVGTSGAGKSTLLKLLTREEKPTGGKIVVGGIDYDTLKDKHIPLLRRKIGVVFQDFKLLPNRTVFENVAFALEIAGMTNREIKSTVPKVIELVGLKGKEKNFPNQLSGGERQRVAIARAVVRQPKILIADEPTGNLDPKHSWDIVRLLEKINKYGTTVLLTTHNVDIVNKLKRRVITIDHGKITSDQAKGSYKQ
- a CDS encoding FtsX-like permease family protein; amino-acid sequence: MTDISRKAAAKARVDPKVLKRTRQRRRRVLTFWRMCRYGINNFSRNTWLTIAATAVMAVTLLIIAITMAARQVLVDSVDTISRKADMSIFLKGSTEQKVVDELMSRLSKLHNVEKVTYISAEQARQEQIEQHKNDPAFLEAIKESSNEMPASLRASLRDLNDQRPLIEFTKHDELYKKHKDPAKEPSFIGDRRDAINAIGDWVRFASIAGSIATVVFVVISSLVVFNTIRMAIFNRKDEIQMMKLIGADRGFIRGPFIVEAVMYGFIAALVASGVGYLLLFSAHDKLAVRLPMDNLMNISTTYAGLVVLVMIMIGAVIGIVSSLIATRKYLKL
- a CDS encoding CHAP domain-containing protein, which codes for MKIRSTTPVSTSRATRAALVAVSAVVLGAGVFQLGPHVFARDYDAEIDALNRQAQQAQNEANRLGTMAATLEEELGRINAQIDSIRAEIAKSQQKHDALVAEIAKNKLAIEKSRKVMGKILSDIYLDDQISPLEMLASSKSIGDYVDKQEQRSSLRSSLNDKIKEIKALQAKLEENKKSVENVLKDQKAQQTQLASKQAEQAKLVNDTKNDQNAYAALATQRNNQAAKLREEQAAANRRALGGVSIPGGIPGGGGYPGVWANAPLDAYVDPWGLYTRECVSYVAWKIHSTGRFVPHFGGAGNANQWPSTAARYGIQSGSTPKAGAAAVMNVGYYGHVMYVESVNGDGTITVSDYNLAWDGLYRKYTRLASGLTYVYF